A window of the Pyrodictium abyssi genome harbors these coding sequences:
- a CDS encoding MutS-related protein: MGRQRLRLRDIPGVGERIYEKLVEYFGSEEKALEALLRGQVASVAEAVSSTRRAVRLVQQARGALGGYDPGEVVGTADAARLFEAVARLLAGHIASAPGRDLVSSLAPVPGRVEAEIERVLRKTRRLVEAASKVSGDAKAAVREALSRVEWPRRPRVHVERVVVVPRGQGDRLREILGSDVSGITIVEAESIDDVPEQGIVLAYMVDAAGRPGVVEIDRLDKYTVAPEAVLETLRQNMKLIESFARVYTVARSLVVEVSEAIGVKQATVDEIARLARDAQSVLERLEKGDIDPEYWHALTAVKSLESAVSDLEVWVNEEARRRLEERELRLSAAEFLRLIHSLEEGHLHIPDELLEIFEEISVEAEEKLAHMLGLGPEERELIRGVVEPRPQFPIEVQREPIERLRKHLERRISLSVYMFSREHARRLSRLVELLPTMAEILAWTDIALAASSFIEERRGSIAEVSRGFTGVGFTDAAEAGLLAAGVEVQPVSYVVGCTPYRPEGTNCERVVLLTGANSGGKTTLLKTIGEIVLAGQAGLPVLASRAWVGGFDRVYFISKPTGMLDAGGLEETLKKIAAIVEEAQRKRVLLLVDELEAITEAHAAARIVAAIASSIAESRDSVAVIVSHLAGEVVEAIPPELRARVRIDGIEARGLDENYNLIVDRSPRYNYLARSTPELIVTKLLRKSRRKSEREFFEKVLDLLSR, translated from the coding sequence ATGGGTAGGCAGAGGCTAAGACTACGCGACATACCAGGCGTCGGCGAGCGGATCTACGAAAAACTCGTAGAGTACTTTGGCTCGGAAGAGAAAGCTCTAGAAGCACTGCTACGCGGCCAAGTAGCGAGTGTAGCCGAGGCCGTCTCCTCCACCCGTAGAGCGGTTCGGCTCGTGCAGCAGGCCCGTGGGGCGCTGGGAGGCTATGATCCTGGAGAGGTTGTCGGGACAGCTGACGCGGCCAGACTATTCGAGGCCGTTGCCCGCCTACTAGCTGGCCACATAGCGTCGGCGCCTGGCAGGGACCTGGTTTCGTCCCTGGCGCCTGTGCCTGGACGGGTGGAGGCCGAAATAGAGAGAGTGCTGAGAAAAACCAGGAGACTAGTCGAGGCAGCGTCCAAGGTCTCGGGGGATGCGAAGGCTGCGGTGAGGGAGGCTCTTTCGCGCGTAGAGTGGCCTAGAAGGCCTAGAGTCCATGTGGAGCGCGTGGTCGTCGTGCCCCGTGGCCAGGGGGACAGGCTCCGGGAAATACTGGGCAGCGATGTATCTGGGATAACCATCGTTGAGGCCGAGTCTATAGACGATGTGCCGGAACAGGGCATAGTGCTAGCGTACATGGTTGATGCTGCTGGCAGGCCTGGTGTAGTGGAGATAGATAGGCTCGACAAGTACACCGTGGCCCCGGAGGCTGTCCTTGAGACGCTGCGCCAGAACATGAAGCTCATCGAGTCATTCGCCAGGGTCTACACCGTGGCACGGAGCCTCGTGGTAGAGGTCTCCGAGGCTATAGGCGTTAAGCAGGCTACTGTGGACGAGATAGCCAGGCTAGCCAGAGACGCGCAGAGCGTGCTAGAACGGCTCGAAAAAGGCGACATAGACCCAGAGTACTGGCACGCGCTCACGGCGGTAAAGAGCCTAGAGTCCGCTGTGTCAGACCTCGAAGTCTGGGTGAATGAAGAGGCCAGGCGCCGTCTCGAGGAGCGAGAGCTACGCCTAAGCGCGGCAGAGTTCCTGCGTCTAATACACTCGCTAGAGGAGGGGCACCTGCATATACCGGACGAGCTCCTGGAGATATTTGAGGAGATTAGTGTCGAGGCCGAGGAGAAGCTTGCCCATATGCTTGGCCTGGGGCCAGAGGAGCGGGAGCTAATACGCGGCGTAGTGGAGCCTAGACCCCAGTTCCCTATAGAGGTGCAGAGGGAACCCATAGAGAGGCTCCGGAAGCACCTAGAGCGTAGAATAAGCCTCAGCGTGTACATGTTCTCAAGGGAGCACGCGCGCAGGCTTAGCCGGCTAGTAGAACTACTGCCTACAATGGCCGAGATACTAGCTTGGACAGACATAGCGCTTGCTGCCAGCAGCTTCATAGAGGAAAGACGCGGCTCCATTGCTGAGGTTAGCCGCGGGTTCACGGGGGTCGGGTTCACCGACGCAGCCGAGGCAGGCCTCCTTGCCGCCGGGGTAGAGGTCCAGCCGGTAAGCTACGTAGTAGGCTGCACGCCTTACAGGCCAGAAGGCACCAACTGTGAAAGGGTTGTGCTCCTCACGGGGGCCAATAGTGGTGGTAAGACCACGTTGCTGAAGACTATAGGCGAGATAGTCCTCGCGGGCCAGGCCGGCCTACCAGTACTGGCCTCAAGGGCGTGGGTAGGCGGCTTTGACCGCGTATACTTTATCTCGAAGCCGACAGGTATGCTCGACGCTGGAGGGCTAGAGGAGACGCTGAAAAAGATAGCAGCGATAGTAGAGGAGGCGCAACGGAAGCGCGTACTACTGCTAGTAGACGAGCTAGAGGCAATAACGGAGGCACACGCGGCAGCCCGGATAGTAGCCGCTATAGCATCGTCGATAGCAGAGAGCCGGGACTCGGTAGCAGTAATAGTTAGCCACCTTGCCGGGGAGGTCGTTGAGGCTATACCCCCGGAGCTAAGAGCCCGGGTAAGGATAGACGGTATAGAAGCCCGCGGGCTCGACGAGAACTACAACCTCATAGTAGACCGGAGCCCGCGGTACAACTACCTAGCCCGCTCCACCCCCGAGCTCATAGTGACTAAGCTGTTGAGGAAGTCCAGGAGGAAAAGCGAACGAGAATTCTTTGAGAAGGTTCTAGACCTGCTCTCTCGCTAG
- the gyaR gene encoding glyoxylate reductase translates to MRPRIFVTRRLPGPCFEKLLEEFDAEVWPEWQHPPYEVLLEKAREVDGIVSLLSDRIDCRLLTEGAKGNLRIVSQYAVGYDNIDVECATRNGIYVTNTPSVLTEATAELTWALILATARRIVEADAYVRSGEWYRSGTGWHPELLLGMELEGKVLGIIGFGRIGRAVARIGAKGFGMKVLYYSRRRAPEEVEKELNATYVPLDTLLRESDIVSIHTPLTPETRYMIGERELRLMKPTAILVNTARGAVVDTNALVKALKEGWIAGAGLDVFEQEPLPPDHPLTKLPNVVLAPHIGSATKETRERMTCAVLENLLAFKKGEVPPNLVNPEVVEKRRPGFS, encoded by the coding sequence GTGAGGCCACGCATATTCGTGACTAGGAGGCTTCCGGGCCCATGCTTTGAGAAGCTACTAGAGGAGTTTGACGCCGAGGTATGGCCAGAGTGGCAACACCCACCATACGAGGTCTTGCTCGAAAAGGCTAGAGAAGTAGACGGTATAGTATCCCTGCTAAGCGACAGGATAGACTGCAGACTCCTCACAGAGGGGGCTAAGGGCAACCTTCGCATAGTCTCGCAGTACGCCGTAGGCTACGACAACATAGACGTGGAGTGCGCCACACGCAACGGCATATACGTCACCAATACGCCAAGCGTCCTCACAGAGGCTACAGCCGAGCTTACGTGGGCTTTGATACTGGCTACTGCTAGGAGAATAGTCGAGGCCGACGCCTACGTTAGGAGCGGCGAATGGTACCGTAGCGGTACTGGCTGGCACCCAGAACTACTCCTCGGCATGGAGCTGGAGGGCAAGGTCCTCGGAATCATAGGGTTTGGCAGGATAGGCCGTGCCGTGGCACGTATCGGCGCCAAAGGGTTCGGGATGAAGGTGCTCTACTATAGTAGGCGCCGCGCCCCCGAGGAGGTGGAGAAGGAGCTAAACGCTACATACGTCCCGCTAGACACGCTACTACGCGAGTCAGACATAGTGAGTATACATACACCCCTAACCCCGGAGACTAGGTACATGATAGGCGAGCGAGAACTACGCCTAATGAAGCCCACCGCCATCCTAGTGAACACTGCGAGAGGCGCCGTAGTAGACACTAACGCGTTGGTGAAAGCGCTAAAGGAGGGATGGATAGCCGGCGCGGGGCTCGATGTCTTCGAGCAAGAGCCTCTACCGCCAGACCATCCTCTCACCAAGCTGCCTAACGTGGTGCTAGCACCCCACATAGGGAGCGCCACAAAGGAGACTAGAGAGAGAATGACATGTGCTGTTCTAGAGAACCTGCTAGCATTCAAGAAGGGAGAAGTACCGCCGAACCTAGTGAACCCCGAGGTCGTGGAAAAACGCAGGCCCGGTTTCAGCTAG
- a CDS encoding Glu/Leu/Phe/Val dehydrogenase — MSFTDSRRLLVEAEKILRRAVELLGYSEDVYNALRFPERVIQVKIPVRMDDGRVKVFIGWRSQHNSALGPYKGGIRFHPAVTMEEVIALSMMMTWKNALAELPYGGGKGGVKVDPHALSKRELEELSRGYIRGIYKYIGPDADIPAPDVYTNPQIMAWMMDEYYRLTGENKLGVITGKPKLLGGFETRIIATGFGVAIAARETAKKMWGGIEGRTVAIQGYGNVGYYAAKFLHEMGATVVAVSDSRGGIYSSKGLNPDEVKQVKSKTGSVINYEKAEKRITNEELLELDVDILIPAAIEDVITEENAPRIKAKLIVEGANGPVTAAADEYLSQRGVVIVPDILANAGGVIMSHIEWVDNRIGGWISEEEARRRLEEKMVRSTLAVWEFWHSELEPGKHSMRDAAYSLAVKRVVEAMQLRGLL, encoded by the coding sequence ATGTCCTTTACCGATTCCCGGCGCCTCCTAGTTGAGGCTGAGAAGATTCTCCGTCGTGCGGTAGAGCTTCTCGGATACAGTGAAGACGTTTACAACGCACTTAGGTTCCCGGAGCGCGTAATACAGGTTAAGATCCCTGTACGTATGGATGATGGCCGCGTTAAAGTGTTCATTGGCTGGAGGAGTCAGCACAACAGTGCTCTAGGCCCCTACAAGGGTGGTATACGCTTCCACCCCGCCGTGACCATGGAGGAGGTAATAGCCCTTAGCATGATGATGACGTGGAAGAACGCTCTAGCGGAACTACCTTACGGCGGAGGCAAGGGCGGCGTCAAAGTTGATCCGCATGCGCTTTCGAAGAGAGAGCTAGAGGAACTCTCCCGCGGCTACATACGGGGCATATACAAGTACATTGGCCCTGACGCGGATATACCTGCTCCAGATGTCTACACAAACCCGCAGATAATGGCATGGATGATGGACGAGTACTACAGGCTAACGGGTGAGAACAAGCTCGGAGTTATAACAGGAAAGCCTAAGCTCCTAGGAGGCTTTGAGACTAGGATAATAGCTACAGGCTTTGGCGTAGCAATAGCAGCAAGAGAAACTGCGAAGAAAATGTGGGGAGGAATAGAGGGGAGAACGGTAGCAATACAGGGATATGGAAACGTAGGCTACTACGCCGCCAAGTTCCTCCACGAGATGGGCGCTACGGTAGTAGCAGTCAGCGACAGCCGCGGAGGCATATACAGCTCAAAGGGCCTCAACCCCGACGAGGTGAAACAGGTAAAGAGCAAGACTGGGTCCGTCATAAACTACGAGAAGGCAGAGAAGCGGATTACTAACGAGGAGCTGCTGGAGCTGGATGTGGACATACTAATACCAGCAGCGATAGAGGACGTAATAACAGAGGAGAATGCTCCAAGGATAAAGGCGAAGCTCATCGTTGAGGGTGCGAACGGTCCAGTGACTGCTGCTGCTGACGAGTATCTCTCACAGAGAGGTGTCGTGATAGTACCGGATATACTCGCTAACGCGGGCGGAGTTATAATGAGTCATATAGAGTGGGTGGATAACCGCATCGGCGGGTGGATAAGCGAAGAGGAGGCCCGCCGCAGGCTAGAGGAGAAGATGGTTAGAAGCACGCTAGCTGTCTGGGAGTTCTGGCACAGCGAGCTCGAGCCAGGAAAACACAGTATGAGAGACGCTGCATACTCCCTAGCAGTCAAGCGTGTTGTCGAGGCTATGCAGCTTCGCGGCCTCCTCTAA
- a CDS encoding radical SAM protein, giving the protein MIEGSRIRGFDPVRLAEMIEQRVVSGSRRKYYRFRGSRFYGGSAVGDVVGCNLRCAFCWTGRPRDDVRLGFLVSPEEAYRRLDSIAKTRGYKYVRLSGGEPTIGFNHLGRLIELFEQNSSYTFILETNGVLMGARREYVRVLSGFRRLHVRVSIKACSPELFTKLTGASPDFYEYPIRAVKHLADYGVSFHVAIFAAFGDEACWAQLLERLVDAAGPDLLENIEVEPLVLYPPAKRRLRLLGLKPRFYYEPR; this is encoded by the coding sequence GTGATCGAGGGCTCACGTATAAGGGGTTTTGACCCGGTTAGGCTAGCTGAAATGATAGAGCAAAGGGTTGTGTCTGGTAGTAGGCGTAAATACTATAGGTTTAGGGGGAGCAGGTTTTACGGCGGAAGCGCGGTAGGAGACGTTGTAGGTTGTAATCTTCGTTGTGCATTCTGCTGGACGGGGCGGCCTAGAGACGATGTGCGGCTAGGTTTCCTTGTATCGCCAGAAGAGGCGTATCGAAGACTAGACAGTATAGCTAAAACAAGGGGCTATAAGTACGTAAGGTTGTCTGGAGGAGAGCCCACGATAGGATTCAACCACCTCGGGAGGCTCATAGAACTCTTTGAGCAGAATAGCAGCTATACATTCATCCTTGAAACTAATGGTGTACTCATGGGGGCTAGGCGTGAGTACGTCAGAGTGCTTTCAGGGTTCCGTAGGCTGCATGTACGTGTATCGATAAAGGCTTGTAGCCCCGAACTCTTCACAAAACTGACCGGTGCTAGTCCGGACTTCTATGAATATCCTATCCGTGCCGTAAAGCACCTGGCTGACTACGGTGTATCGTTTCATGTAGCGATATTTGCTGCCTTTGGAGACGAGGCATGCTGGGCACAGCTGCTTGAAAGACTTGTGGATGCTGCGGGACCCGATTTACTGGAGAATATAGAGGTAGAGCCTCTAGTGCTCTATCCGCCCGCAAAGCGTAGATTGCGGCTTCTAGGATTAAAGCCCAGATTTTACTACGAGCCAAGGTAG
- a CDS encoding ARMT1-like domain-containing protein, translating into MTPYCVACALLKRAVELEMHEEDYTRKLAIYRKLLEAVNLYIGPDIEVAELATVSFRRLKALLDRKSLYEEVIRRNLNKAISRAKSIEESLAGKPLDERIAGALRAASLATGYRPFNTLDRLLAEPPSAVDLAAFGTSLKVGRDDSKRVIDRLYDMRRDGGIVYYAFGSVFELPYDAILIRLLRDELGLGVIGIARSERYEDYATASDLEATGVADLLAEVIDIGSDAATITKEDNEHLYEQLNEASLVVVKGDAQTLYFHNNPPRAPVLFLFAAPCTVLSKLFNVPEKSFNIVLYEQSGEAE; encoded by the coding sequence GTGACGCCGTACTGTGTGGCATGTGCGCTTCTAAAGAGGGCAGTTGAGCTGGAGATGCATGAAGAAGACTATACCAGGAAGCTCGCTATATACCGGAAACTGCTTGAGGCTGTTAATCTATACATAGGCCCAGACATAGAGGTTGCAGAGCTAGCCACGGTGTCTTTTAGAAGACTTAAGGCCCTACTAGATCGTAAGTCCCTCTACGAGGAAGTCATAAGACGTAACCTCAACAAGGCTATTTCGCGCGCAAAGAGTATAGAGGAGTCGTTGGCCGGAAAGCCGCTGGACGAAAGGATAGCTGGTGCTCTGAGAGCAGCGAGCCTAGCTACAGGCTATAGACCCTTCAATACGCTAGACAGGCTTCTCGCTGAGCCCCCGTCGGCTGTGGACCTAGCGGCCTTTGGCACATCGCTGAAAGTAGGTCGTGACGACTCTAAGCGGGTCATAGATCGACTCTATGACATGCGAAGAGATGGTGGTATAGTATATTACGCCTTTGGCTCGGTATTTGAGCTACCTTATGACGCTATATTGATAAGGCTTCTCCGTGACGAGCTAGGGCTAGGAGTAATAGGTATAGCTCGTAGCGAGAGATACGAAGACTATGCAACTGCTAGCGATCTCGAGGCAACAGGGGTAGCTGACCTACTAGCAGAAGTTATAGACATAGGAAGCGACGCCGCGACAATAACGAAGGAAGATAACGAGCATCTATACGAGCAGCTCAACGAGGCTTCCCTGGTAGTGGTAAAAGGTGATGCCCAGACACTATATTTCCATAATAATCCTCCTCGTGCGCCAGTGCTGTTCCTCTTTGCCGCTCCTTGTACAGTGCTATCCAAGCTATTTAATGTCCCTGAGAAGAGCTTCAACATAGTACTCTATGAACAGAGTGGCGAAGCGGAGTAG
- the ppa gene encoding inorganic diphosphatase, which yields MANIHERLGPGEKAPDVVNVFIEIPMGSNVKYEYDAEAGIIKVDRFLYTAMVYPFNYGFIPGTLEEDGDPVDVLVITAQPVLPGTVIEARPIGVLVTEDEEGPDSKIVAVPKDKLDPSFKNIKSIDDLPEVVRERIKHFFEHYKELEPGKWVKVREWLGPEEAKRRIKDAIERYKSKKG from the coding sequence ATGGCAAATATACATGAAAGGCTAGGGCCTGGCGAGAAGGCTCCCGACGTAGTCAACGTATTCATAGAGATACCCATGGGCAGTAATGTAAAGTACGAGTACGACGCTGAGGCCGGCATCATAAAGGTTGATAGGTTCCTCTACACTGCCATGGTTTACCCGTTCAACTACGGGTTCATACCGGGGACACTAGAGGAGGATGGCGACCCCGTAGATGTTCTCGTCATAACGGCGCAGCCTGTTCTGCCAGGCACTGTGATTGAGGCGCGGCCAATAGGGGTGCTGGTGACGGAGGACGAAGAAGGCCCTGATAGCAAGATTGTAGCAGTACCGAAAGACAAGCTAGACCCCAGCTTCAAGAATATTAAGAGCATAGATGACCTCCCAGAGGTCGTTCGCGAGCGTATCAAACACTTCTTCGAGCACTACAAGGAGCTTGAGCCAGGCAAGTGGGTCAAGGTGCGCGAGTGGCTGGGCCCAGAAGAGGCCAAGCGCAGGATAAAAGACGCCATTGAACGCTACAAGTCTAAAAAGGGCTGA
- the folE gene encoding GTP cyclohydrolase I FolE, which produces MRIDKEKIEQAVRLILEAIGENPEREGLKDTPRRVAEMFEEILSGYKDNEEYTWFTETSDLVVVSGIRFYSLCEHHILPFFGVAHVAYLPRGRVIGLSKVVRIVNKYARRLQIQERMTQQIAEEVSRATGSPDVMVVTEAVHLCMAMRGVRTPAPTVVAAVRGAFATRSSLKDEVYRIIEPHRFKGFPL; this is translated from the coding sequence ATGAGGATAGATAAGGAGAAGATAGAGCAGGCGGTGCGCCTCATACTAGAAGCGATCGGGGAGAATCCGGAGAGAGAAGGCCTCAAGGATACTCCGCGCCGTGTAGCCGAGATGTTCGAGGAAATTCTCTCGGGCTACAAGGATAATGAAGAGTATACGTGGTTTACGGAGACCAGTGACCTAGTAGTAGTCTCGGGTATAAGGTTCTATAGTCTCTGTGAGCACCACATACTACCGTTCTTTGGTGTAGCCCACGTAGCGTATCTGCCGAGGGGCCGTGTCATAGGTCTTTCAAAGGTCGTCCGTATAGTGAACAAGTATGCTAGGAGGCTGCAGATACAGGAGCGCATGACACAGCAGATAGCCGAGGAGGTTTCCAGAGCCACCGGTTCTCCGGACGTAATGGTCGTTACCGAGGCTGTACACCTGTGCATGGCTATGCGCGGCGTGCGGACTCCAGCACCTACAGTTGTCGCTGCCGTACGTGGAGCCTTCGCCACGCGGAGCAGCCTTAAAGACGAGGTCTACCGGATAATAGAGCCTCATAGGTTTAAGGGGTTCCCGCTCTGA
- a CDS encoding TrmH family RNA methyltransferase produces the protein MEINVVFYHPKNPQNLHDVAALAASLRANLYVIPRPGVDYKLEMLQYRARTRLKIVQSMAEAVNSIGDAVYTVLETYGDRYLHEIEIDGDKVAVIIGAEDYGVPRHVLDSLEKPIVVAKIPTAVQGMSYNVAASLAMALYEVVRRFRAGTP, from the coding sequence ATGGAGATTAATGTTGTATTCTACCATCCTAAGAACCCCCAGAATCTACACGATGTCGCAGCTCTAGCCGCTTCTCTCCGCGCAAATCTCTACGTGATACCGCGGCCAGGCGTAGACTATAAACTTGAGATGCTACAGTATAGGGCACGTACACGACTAAAAATAGTCCAGAGTATGGCTGAGGCTGTAAACAGTATAGGTGATGCAGTATACACAGTGCTAGAAACCTATGGCGACAGGTACTTACATGAAATAGAGATTGATGGAGATAAAGTAGCAGTAATCATCGGGGCAGAAGACTACGGCGTGCCCCGGCACGTACTGGACTCGTTAGAAAAGCCAATAGTTGTAGCAAAAATCCCCACAGCGGTGCAGGGTATGAGCTACAATGTGGCTGCATCGCTGGCCATGGCTCTCTACGAGGTCGTGCGCCGCTTCAGAGCGGGAACCCCTTAA
- a CDS encoding DUF2192 domain-containing protein translates to MESIEPRRARETQRQRIDAAMEALSKLLRDEVSDRRKAVKLLEEVYKGKAIQPLRGKAWPEDIWDKEMATLYVIAKYALVLDEENPDFFHKLFNYEETLEETANIVRERPVEEARKLALFMLGGNIDDNTVARLLRVITTAVVMGFKGENELIELLRKLGKVFPEQERTVRKYARYFIALRVAQAIAAGLIRSRIDKEAFKQALAAKIGLEKIMPDDEYIAFIASTVFEVPRKRLQRILSIGEERKRK, encoded by the coding sequence TTGGAGAGCATAGAGCCTCGGAGGGCTAGGGAGACACAGAGACAGAGAATAGACGCCGCTATGGAGGCTCTCTCTAAGCTCCTACGCGACGAGGTATCCGACCGTAGGAAGGCTGTTAAACTCCTTGAGGAAGTCTACAAGGGCAAGGCTATCCAGCCTCTAAGGGGTAAGGCTTGGCCGGAGGATATCTGGGACAAAGAAATGGCAACACTCTACGTGATAGCGAAGTACGCACTGGTTCTTGACGAGGAGAATCCTGACTTCTTCCACAAGCTCTTCAACTACGAGGAGACGCTAGAAGAGACTGCTAACATTGTTAGAGAGCGCCCGGTCGAGGAGGCACGCAAGCTCGCGTTGTTCATGCTCGGCGGGAATATAGATGATAATACTGTCGCAAGACTGTTGAGAGTGATTACCACCGCTGTAGTCATGGGGTTTAAAGGCGAGAACGAGCTAATAGAACTGCTACGTAAGCTGGGCAAGGTGTTCCCAGAGCAAGAGCGCACTGTTAGAAAGTATGCACGCTACTTTATAGCGCTGAGAGTCGCCCAGGCAATAGCTGCAGGGCTTATACGCTCACGCATAGATAAGGAGGCGTTCAAGCAGGCCCTCGCAGCAAAGATAGGCCTTGAGAAGATAATGCCGGACGACGAGTACATCGCGTTCATAGCCTCTACTGTCTTTGAGGTTCCTCGTAAAAGGCTTCAGAGGATCCTAAGCATAGGGGAGGAAAGGAAACGCAAGTAA
- a CDS encoding acetyl ornithine aminotransferase family protein, producing MAGTRARVTSPRIIVEPPGPRAREIIEKDHKYIMQSFARWYPLVVERAEDYVVYDADGNMYIDLNSGLGVLNVGSSNPAVVEAATAQLRKLIHYSLTDFYYEEAVVLAEKLVEIVPVKKPAKVFFTNSGAESIEASIKVSRYSTGRQYIIAFLGAFHGRTMGAVSLTASKAVQRYGFSPLLPSVVHVPYPYPYRCPFAVDDPRECGERVIGYIEEWIFGKLVDPSEVAAFVFEPIQGEGGYIVPPDNFFPELEKLARRHGILLVSDEVQSGFCRTGKWFAIENWGVKPDVVATAKAIAGGLPLGAVIGSERVMSIKPGGHASTFGGNPVSAVAALAVIDYIRREKLCERAARLGEKVVKRLVEAMDETKMIGDVRGKGLMIGVELVRSRETKEPASKELGEILLRLFKRGYLVIGAGVSTIRIAPPLTIDEEALMNAIEAIIDEIKRVEREKGL from the coding sequence ATGGCAGGCACGAGGGCTAGGGTAACGTCTCCACGGATAATAGTTGAGCCTCCAGGCCCTAGGGCCAGAGAGATAATAGAGAAGGACCATAAGTACATCATGCAGAGCTTTGCCAGATGGTATCCACTGGTAGTCGAGCGCGCTGAGGACTACGTAGTGTATGATGCCGACGGAAACATGTACATAGACCTCAACTCCGGCCTCGGAGTACTGAATGTTGGCTCGAGCAATCCAGCAGTGGTGGAGGCAGCGACAGCTCAGCTGCGTAAACTAATACACTATAGCCTCACGGACTTCTACTACGAGGAGGCAGTGGTACTCGCGGAGAAGCTTGTAGAGATAGTGCCGGTCAAGAAGCCCGCTAAGGTGTTCTTTACTAATAGCGGAGCCGAGAGCATAGAGGCGTCGATAAAGGTTTCGAGGTATTCTACCGGTAGACAGTACATCATAGCATTCCTCGGCGCCTTCCACGGCAGAACAATGGGGGCGGTGTCCCTCACAGCGAGTAAGGCTGTCCAGAGGTATGGTTTCTCACCACTCTTACCCAGCGTGGTGCATGTGCCATACCCCTACCCGTACCGGTGCCCCTTCGCTGTGGACGACCCTAGAGAGTGTGGCGAGCGCGTAATAGGCTACATAGAGGAGTGGATATTCGGCAAGCTAGTGGACCCGTCAGAAGTAGCCGCCTTCGTGTTCGAGCCTATACAGGGGGAAGGCGGCTACATAGTGCCACCTGATAACTTCTTCCCGGAGCTAGAGAAGCTCGCCCGTAGACATGGGATACTACTGGTCTCCGACGAGGTGCAGTCGGGCTTCTGCCGAACCGGTAAGTGGTTTGCCATAGAAAACTGGGGGGTAAAGCCAGATGTGGTGGCCACAGCTAAGGCCATAGCAGGTGGGCTACCCCTCGGCGCGGTCATAGGAAGCGAGCGCGTGATGAGCATTAAGCCAGGTGGTCATGCGTCAACCTTCGGAGGCAACCCGGTGTCGGCGGTGGCAGCTCTGGCGGTGATAGACTATATCCGTAGAGAAAAACTATGCGAGCGCGCGGCAAGGCTTGGAGAAAAGGTGGTAAAGCGCCTGGTAGAAGCTATGGACGAGACCAAGATGATAGGCGACGTACGTGGTAAGGGGTTGATGATAGGTGTAGAGCTTGTGAGAAGTCGTGAGACAAAGGAGCCGGCTAGTAAGGAGCTAGGCGAGATACTCTTGAGGCTGTTCAAGCGTGGCTACCTAGTAATAGGTGCAGGCGTCTCTACTATACGTATAGCACCGCCGCTGACAATAGACGAGGAGGCACTGATGAACGCCATAGAGGCTATAATAGATGAGATAAAGCGCGTGGAAAGAGAGAAAGGGCTCTAA
- a CDS encoding 50S ribosomal protein L35ae, producing the protein MSGEAAKVYTGLILGYRLGSNTQYENQVLIRVDGIADSNKAAQLIGWRVLYRDNKGNEYRGKIVRVHGNKGVVIAVFKPNLPGQARGGNVYIYPRGVQLVFETQ; encoded by the coding sequence TTGAGCGGGGAAGCTGCGAAGGTCTACACTGGGCTAATACTGGGCTATAGGCTCGGCTCCAACACGCAGTATGAGAACCAGGTGCTGATAAGAGTCGATGGGATAGCCGACTCCAACAAGGCTGCCCAGCTCATAGGCTGGCGTGTACTCTACCGCGATAACAAGGGCAACGAGTACCGTGGCAAGATAGTAAGGGTCCATGGCAACAAGGGTGTAGTTATAGCCGTATTCAAGCCGAACTTGCCAGGTCAGGCTAGAGGCGGTAACGTCTACATATACCCACGCGGCGTACAGCTGGTTTTTGAGACGCAGTAA
- a CDS encoding NUDIX hydrolase — protein sequence MTARCIIMRDGLILVQLSKKGDFYRLPGGRVRPEETVLQGLQRELREELGISDIGEAKLAFIVESFYRRRSGIVHEIGFYFICSLGDAEIKPREEHLKLRWVRPDELDVDNFRPSALAKYLRKLDGSSDVYPQYIINVDVGRI from the coding sequence GTGACGGCGCGTTGCATAATAATGCGGGATGGGCTTATCCTCGTTCAACTAAGTAAGAAAGGCGACTTCTACAGACTACCAGGCGGCCGGGTAAGACCGGAAGAGACCGTGCTACAAGGGCTCCAAAGAGAGCTACGAGAAGAGCTAGGTATATCCGACATAGGTGAGGCTAAGCTAGCCTTCATAGTCGAGTCCTTCTATCGGCGGCGGAGCGGGATAGTACATGAGATAGGCTTCTACTTTATCTGTAGCCTTGGAGACGCCGAGATAAAGCCTAGAGAGGAGCACCTTAAGCTCCGCTGGGTTAGGCCGGACGAGCTTGATGTAGATAACTTCCGGCCCTCCGCGCTGGCCAAGTATCTCCGCAAACTGGATGGCAGCAGTGATGTGTACCCGCAGTACATAATCAATGTAGACGTGGGGAGGATATAG